The genomic region GTTTGGAATACGAAGGAAAGCCTACATTCGAACAGATGGCGGAAACATTTAGGAAAGCTAAACTAACCGCTTACATCGGTGGCGCTATATGCATAGTGGCGTTCGCGGTGGTTATCCCCGGCATCATGGCGATGTTCCCTAAGATGGATCTTACCCAGTTTTCTTTCTGGATTTGGGGTACCCAGATTTTCGCCGTCATCATGGCGGTGATCGTGATCGTAGCGCCGATGGCCGAGGAGATTCACAAGATCATGAAGGAGTACCGGAAGTCGGCGCATAAAATGAACGTAGGGTATGGACAGATGAATGTCATCAATGCTGAGCACGCTGACCAAGAGGATGGTAAAACACCCGTTACGAATGTTTAATAGTATATACACTTTGTCAACTAGGGTGCAATGGCAACCCCGTTTTCACGTGACATATATAATCAATAATGAAGTGATAACACTAGCGGGTCCGCGCCCTCTCTCATATCCTGTGCCCGCCCCTGGATAAGACTATTTAAGAAACGCAACGCCATATGCCGTTTTATGAAGTGTTATTTCagatcataataataataataataataataataataataataataataataataataataataaatgcagacatttaattATTAACTATCATCACAGCAAAGCGGTGTATGTATGACAAAAACTATTAATAATCATTTCtcattcaatttttattacacTACAAACTCATATACATTGTTTATGTACAAGCAATATCTAACACCCAGAATGATGACGTATTTTGGTACATTATTTAGTCATTTTAATTAGTTGTTTGTATAaacgttttatataatattgtcaTTGTACTTTACACAAAAGTGGCCATGTTGTAACATAATACGTTTGTAGTGTACGTGTAGGTCTACCTCAGACGTCAACTGTGACTTCattgttaattatttgttaattatttagtGTACAGATATACTGCTTGTGTTTACGTTGTAAATACTGTTGTTTAATTAATACGAGTTGTAGTAGTAAAAGTTGAGAGCCCGTAGAAGGTCCCACGTTACTTTTAATCAATCAAGTGGCACAAAATGCCAAATTCGAATACAAAAGGGGATTTATTGGAATACACTTGTCCTTGTATGACCGAGGTTTGGTTCAATCAAACGATTCAACTCAGAAATTTTAAACTTGTCGCATGTGGCTTTTAGGCGACTTTAAAGTAATTGCCCGAGTTCCATCCCCGCCCGCCACCTCTTTTCCGCCGCCTCTTAAATTTATTGCctcacataaaaaaatgaactagGATCTGTATTTGCGAATCTGTCTGGTACTGTTCTGGTGCGGCGTTCATTCATACCTACGGTGTCAACgtaaaaaaggagaattgtAATAATGGTGTCAATGGATCGTCTCGAAATATAAGTATATGGTCCAAAATGCATTAAGAAAGAGCATAACTCATACtcaacggtgaaacagtcatttacatttaagaaaaataaaattcaaaaataaaattggatgaaaatctagcaataaatttatattggccttacGGTATAATTAAGAATGacgttatacatgtattatgttgtttttttcattttagacTTTTGGAAACAGCCCCAATTGCCTTTTGTAAGCAAGATGGGTAACACTACTAATAAAATCTAAGCGCCGATAAATGTTTGcgaaaaaaactttgaaatttcATACACAAACCAgctgtttttatatacatgtattatatatataagtatatagcATATAGGTTAAAGTATTAAACAGTCATGTTGGGTACAATGTACTAGTATGTGCAGCTGAATGTGGGTGTCATCTCAGTTCGCGAAGTGCACTTTAAACTCGGAGTTCTATTTGGTGTAGTCGGTATTACATCATGCTgcattatgtaaaacatttcagtCAATGCATACATATTTGTAGCatctattttgtatttaatgaaaagtcgttatgcaccagtcagttgtaaccacggcccccaggtccggggactttgactttcggttcagccaagcccggctaaaatccccaccctgcggggACTGGTGGTAATATCCCCTGCAAATGCGAACGCACCCCAGAGACCCTAGGTACGgctcattccccgctatttttggcgcgaagacaaatcCATCGCATTCAACCCGGCTTTGCGGGGCCACCAGGTATGTAAAAAGACGGCACATTTCCCCTGTATACCCCtagacctgggggccgtggttacaattgactgctgcaTAAGATCACGACTCGATCAGTGCTTGCAATGGTGTTTTAAAATGAAGTCAATATATTGTACTAAATATGTTGTATAgctaatacattttataaagaatgtacacatatattgttctttttattagATGCCAACCAATGATATTCAATGTGAATCGTAAATAATGCAAACTATATGTatgcaaatataaaatgatacagtGCAATTCAGAATGACCAAACCCCAGGTGAATCAACGTATTATACAACATGGAGATTTTAAGACAAGTCCAGTTTCTACAATAATGTTTACTGAATATCACAGGGGCAGTgtgcgttgttttgacatttgaccaCGCCCCCcgttattatattttgataatacaatacagattcaaaaaatattatttttgtaagttatcTTTAGTAACACTTCCCCAATCATTATATATGAGCctgggattttatttaaacaaaataatgggGGAGGGGGCGCAGTCAAATGGTTGTGTCAAAACGCCCCTGCGCTGAATATGGCTTGATTCAGTAAAATTACACTAAAATAGGATACAACTTAAACGTGTATTCACTGCGTATATAACGTAATTTCCTTACAATTCAAGAAATAAGTCATATTGAAAGCAACACATTGTAGACCTGCTCTATATTTTAAGGTCAAAGGTAACCTTGACTTCCTTCATTCCATTTTCGATATctgtgacgtcatttcctgtgtTGCTATGAGGACAGATTCCAGAATCGTCTGTTTCGTCATCGGAAATGTCCAGCTGGTATTCAGCGTCTACTTCGTCCAGTTGCTCGTGCGAAAGGACGCTCAATCTGCGTTTCATTGATGACGTCAGCGGCGGGATGAAGTCACGTGGTATAAGGAAGGCCGACAAGTTGAAGAGGTCCAAGAAAACCTTGTACCGATCGCTGGAAATCCGAAGAGAAATGAATAGGTTTGATGCCTACAACAGCATTTCATGcgataatttatatttataccatTCTGTAATACTATTCAGAAATCAAATGAAGAAACATCATCTGTTCGAGGTCTACGCGGGGCACATATTTATGTGTTAGACCTCGCGTAATGGAAAACAAAACTCTGGTTTCTAGTAAGATAACGGCACCCCCCCCCTCCTAAATTCgccaaagtttactttttattttaagagagGATTATTTCgaactagaaattgttaaaattttcttggaGTAGTAACCAACATGCCCCTGTCAACACTTGAgacaaaattaattttggttCTGAAGGAGGGGTGCAAGCCCCTAaattacgccccctctaacatcaaatcATCGATCCGCCCCTGTGATTTGAATAAGTTTTATCTACACAATGAAAATCCAGAATACCTGACTGTAGAGCGGAGGTACTGGTAACCGGAGGAACCGCCCGTCCCCATCTTACTGCCGATCATCCTCTGTACCATGGTCACGTGGTTTGCTAGAgtaaaataatactattttaaggTGCAGTAAACGTTACGTCACGGGATGAGAGgatataattgtaaatgaaatagtTATATGATCGTGTGAAAAATTATtcgtgttttatttaaatatgttgaaattgaGAGAATCAATCAGTCGTTTATCGTTCGTCCGTACATTCCTAGGTTTCTAGTAACTGATATTACTCAATATTACACCCCTCTTTTAAACttatatgcaccagtcaattgtaatcacgcccccccccccccccccccggtccgggggtataccgggataGCGggtgaaatgggccgtgtttttacctttcggatgaccccgcagtgccgggtgaatgcggtggttttgtcttcgcgccaaaaatagagGGGAATGGTCCTTAACTatagtctctggggtgcgggggcattcgGTGGGGACTTTACCAGAAGTTCGTgccggggattttacccggctTGGCTTGACCGAacgtccccgctattccccgaacctgggggccgtggttacaattgactggtgcattagccTGGCAAATTTACATTGTCACCTTTTCCACCCAATATGATTATattgtgataaaatattctATACAGTTTTGAATTGTATCTCTATGTAAACACTTACACCTCCACTTGGTCATGAGCGAGTCAATGTCTGTAAGGAGAGAAAGCATGTGGAACGGCTGGTGGAAGCGCGGCTCGTCCCGGTACAGCGAGATCATCAGAGCACCCTGCGACGCCCGGTGGCTGAACCGCCGGTCTCCTGAAAGTATACAGAATTGAGATCTGGGTACAAAGTGGGGCGGGGTGGGGGTCGAAGGACCTTTTACAGTGTATAAAGCGGGGTCGTCCCAGATTGGCGATACTTTGAGAGCGTAATGAAGCAAAAAATAGTCCACACTATTTTGACAGATTGATATGCAAAGGTTCTAACAGCTGATAGTTGTCAAACATTAACTGGGGTCTGTTTGAGTAAAGAGGAGGCAGGCCCAAAGCAGGGTAAAGGGGCTAAGACgccttttaaaacaaaatactacacaatgtatattttcattctAGGTACTTCCAActgttttttatgcaaatgtcCGAGCAAAAAATCTTTACTGCTTTTCAATAGTCTGAAGTTAAAGCTCTCAATCTTGATTGTGTTGATTTTCCAAATACCTAGAGCTTTTGAGATTGGGAGAATAACATAAACTTGAACTATTCCTACCTCTCTCCACGAGGACCTGGTGCTTCTCGGGGTCGAATATCGACTCGAATGTCTCGACTTGTTTCCGGTACTCCAACATCCGGGTTTCGCGAACAATGGGGTCTTCTTCAGCCTGCAGCAGACGACAATATAAGAGATCATGAGAAAATGTCAGTTCACAAGGAATAAagaattatttgaaacattggaagcgcatatttcatttttttttaaatccatacATGACTGTTCTGATTTAAAAGATGTTACATTCTGCCATATCGGTTTCCGCCTGAGCATCAGTTACCGGTAGGTGCCCCGCATGTTATTTGTATCCTTTAATATTCTTGACATTTCTAATATTGCATCGCCACTTCTCAATGGGTTCTTATAAAATATGCCTGTAAAGCGAGATGGACTGGccgattttttttcacaaagatTCCGTGAGAATGTTTTGACTGGAGATTGATTCAATTACGAGGAAACGACGGTATTCTGTGACATTGAGGCTCTTACGATAATGTGCTTTCCCTACAACAAAAAGGGTGCATTGTCCTTTAAAAAAGAAGACTGTTGAATCTGCAATTCCATTCTTGTCTGAGCGACATTTATACCGAGCAAATAAGATGTTGTAATTTCAAGGTAGACAATATCAGTGTGATGAGAACATACAAACTATGTTCTTACACATATATATCACTTTCCAttaatagaaaaacaacaacatcaaaaccAAGAGGAAATTTAGATGTAAAATGCAGGAAGTTCATTCTCAAAGAGCGTATTATGTAGTCCATTGGAATCGGGTCATTATAGCCAattacacacaaaaacacactttaCAATGCGTTTGGGCATGTCTAAGGCCAGTTAAAAGTCGGTGTTTAGTCTGCAAGTCGACCCACGTCGGGACATCTCAACATAAGCCGTATGCTTATTAATGACCAGTCCATGTATGGCCAGATAGCTTGCGTCCATCCGATAAAAACCTTTGATTGCCGTGAAAGACAATACCAAGGAACCATCTAGTCACGCACCGGCAACTTCCAAATATATGTAGGTTTTATGTATGTGTATTAGGTGCAACAAAGAGAGTTTACACCCTTATTTAGTTTGAATACTTACCAGTGCGGGCTTGAGCCAACATTCATCTATCCAACGGTTGACAGCCTTCCGGTACTTGCCCCAAAAGTTGAACTCGTGCTTCACGAGACCTGGGGTCCGCTCTAGCCACGCCTACATAGGAGAAAAGGAAACCATCATGTATACAACAGCACATTCTACACCGTCATAGGTATACATTAACCAGACTCTTggctattttttaaatttattaaatgtaaaagttgGCATTGAAAATAGCAAAAGAAATGTAAATACTTCTAATGGTATGATCGCCAtctgaatgaataaaaaagtacatGCTCTTGCCATCGGGAGTTTAGTAAACGTGACCAAATGGTGTAGGTATCCTGAGCCTTATGGCAGAACACGTCATCTAAGGTGCGTCGTAAATCAACCTCGTACCTCAACAAGTTTGAAGAGAGATGGATTTCCGGTTGAGTCTTCTAGGGCGGTCACGTCCGCGTGTGCGCAAAACACGCCCCGGTAGTGCTGCTGGTTGTACTTGATCCGGTTGTCCTGCAGGGATGGAGTAAGAAGTGTAGGTAAATGATACATGTTAAGACATacagatatattttcaaagtcacCTCATTAGTTTGAACATGGTCATTACTGCATCACGTATAGCAGCTTTTAAAATTGAAgataaaattgcaaataaaaaagtactGACATCTTGCAATCCCAGTTTGTTTTCTACAAGGCGGAACTGTAAGCTCTGGAAGCCGGACGCCGTCGAGAGATAACCCCTGAAAGTCAACGGAAACACAAtacttaatatacatatatatgtatatgtcatTTGGATAAATCACATTTGGTATTAATATGTGGACTCACTTATCAGTACATGCTTAGAACGCATGTGTTCATAATTTACTAAAACGACTGATTTAAATGCTAAAATGCAccttttttcaaacttaaacacTTTTTCTCTCATAACTGGAGTTGAATTACTAGTATTGGAGAATGGCACCGTAATGCAGGGGAATATATACAGCGGTAATGCAATGGGCCATAGAAGACAGGGTAGTCTCACCTGAACTCGAGAAAGTCCAACGGTGTCATGGTTTCCAAAATCTGAAATTGGTCCGTCAAAAGCTGAAATGAAGATGGATAAACGTAAGATATTGGAGAACAGGTGTGTTTATGGACGAGAATAATGTGCTGCTGTGGACACAGGTCAAGTGTTCAATGATTGGCCAAAACGTCTAGAAGCGCAACAGATGATTGGCGTCATGTACACAAGCGCCACACGGTGAAAAGCGCCTTGAGGCCTGATTACGACATTTCGAATATGAACtcctttatataattatacaagcGTGAAATATCACTATAATATtcccatacatgtatattgtgttATGAACATTTCCTGAACTTATAACTCACCTTCAGTATAAGGGACACTCGGCCCAAGCGGTTGATGATGTTCAGTGTCTTGCCTTCGTCCAGCGTCTGTGGAGAGAAAGACATCGTTGCAATATATTTTGGGGAAACCATTTCTTATGAATATCCGAGTTATAAGGCGCTTGTGTAAGTGATTATATAGAGACGTCGTGACCAGTGCGTATAAGCCGTAGTTTACCTTGGCTGGTGTGTCAAAGAGCACGCGGACTGAATCGATCTCGTAAAGAATCTGCTTGAACCACAGCTCGTACGCTGGAAACAAAGAATTGAAGAAATAGAATAAATTAACTTTGTACGTTCTTGCTTGTATAGTATACACGAAGATCGTAGTTTGTTTATTCCTTAGTCATGCATCCAGGATATATTGTTGAATGATATTAAAGATCACTATATAGACGTTACTATATAAATCATGAACATAATGGTTCAAAAACCAATGACTTGTGGGGAGTTGTTTGTCGGTGATGTTTCTAGAACATCAAGCCACAAGGTTATGGAACCATATTAGACTACACATGCACTAATCATGAAAGACATTAAGTATCTGCCCCCGATTTGATTGGCAACTGACAGCTTGTACTTTGATGCCTACCCTGATGTGTAATGATGAACAGGTGCTCGTCATGGACGGTGTTTCCAGCCGCCTTGCTCTGGATGAGCTGACAGTCCAGCAGCTTGTCCAACTGAAACACACGGACGAATCTAATGAAATAAGAAGGAAATGTCGTCACTAGGGTCTCCTAACCAGTTGTTTGTCATCGAAAGTGTTTCCGGTCGCCTCGTTGACAGCCCAGCAACTTGTGCAGGAAATATACATGGGCATGCAGACATGTATATAAATCCTCCGAGAATCAATTCGAAATTTAGAGATTACTGGTTTACATAATAAAGaaaactatatacatgtgtcGCCCATTCTCGTCACCTTGTAGAAATCAGAACTATGATTTACGATATTAATTGGACAAAAGAAATCATTCCATCATAATATCCTCTCATTCAATAAACATAAACGTTAAAAACGTTAAAAACGTTAGTATCCTTATGTTATAATTAGATTAAGAGAATCATATTAAATCGATAAACTCTCCGCtacattatgaaaaaaacaacattataatatgacaaaaaatacCTGCAAATAGTTCTTGTAGTTCAGCTTCTTTTCTGCCATTGTTGTGgtgttttcaacaattttccaCTCCTTATTTATCAGtcacaaacacatatataactGTTCCCTTCGTCTGTGCGCACATTCGCAATTGACCTCGCTGGAGGTCAATTTGAAGCCATTCCAAATTTTAGATCTGATTACGAgttattaacaaacaaaacaaaaacaatgatttatctGTAGATAATCTGCCGACGCATCCAAACAAACCACTCAACACTActgttttaattatgaaaacCTATACAATGTTGATTGTTAAACTGTTTTGAAGCTGTTCGGTCTCGAAATATGTCAGTTTGCAGACTCGGTCCAAATGTATACCAATAGAGACCTACTTTAAGGAGAACCATTATCAAACTATTGTCACGGAATCTGTTTTTGCCTTGTATGACATTTTGGTTCAAATAACATACGTCAGTGGTGTAAAGATTCCCATATCACAGAGGGATTTTCTTATTCATTGAaatctttaatgttttactttaatgaaaatacacaGAACTTCCTCAATTTTTGTTACTCTAGCGGATACTTAAATCTTcgaaattaactttttatttcattttcggaGAAAATACAACCAAATGCACCATTTAGGACTAGAAATTGATAGATGACTACACCCACCCCCGCAAATGCTTTAAACTAAATACATTGCGggtctgagggaggggcgcaagtcaaaagctAAACGCCACCAAGTGACGCCCCCGTCTAATGTAAAATCCTGGACCCGCCcgtgtgttttgttgaaattgGAATGGAAAACAAAGGCAGCATAGCAATGAATCTTCATAAACTTGAAAAGTACGTCTGTGGAATAGTAAGAGTGGTAATATTAAGAGCTTTGCTATGATTGCTTGGttcaatttctcgaaaatcTTCAGTGGTGTCTTAGACCGACCTATTGTAGCCGGAGCACGGTGGCCATTCAAATATTGGGAATGGCAAGGTGTATAGGAAATGTTTATGCGAAACATTTGGTTTATATAAATAGGTTTTTTTCATAAcctgaaaatatgtacatgttcatGCTCCTTTGAGCACTATTACGCCGACGAACTTTCGCGAAACtcatcctcatcactatcatcatccaCGCTACCAAAATACGACAGAGCATTTACACATGTTAATAGTGGGCACGAGTGCAAGATCGGAAAGGCGTGCGCTTCGTCATTTAAACAGGACAGTCTGTTCAACCGCAAAACATACTTATTGTgggcatgtttttttttgtaggAATGCGTTTGAACGTGGCATGTAGTTTTAAATCTCAAGGAACAGGACATGCACTTGTTATACTGGTGCAACACCCTTATCATTAAGCTGTCCATAATATCACTTTCACCTTTGCACGTACGTAGTCATGTACGCTTCAAACGACGTCCTCGTGTGATTTCGACCTTACTGGATGTTGCAAGCTACAATCGATGCTCAAGAGTATTTGGACTGGGCCGTGTCATCAAAAGGCACGGGTCAATAATACTGTTCAAAAATCTCTCCTTAAAATCGTTCCTAGGAGTCTTGATGAGGCGGTTCATGCTAAAGACGACTTCAAAACGTGACCTTGGATCATTCACGCAATGGACGACTTCAAAACGTGACCTTGGATCATTCACGCTATGGACGACTTCAAAACGTGACCTTGGATCATTCACGCTATGGACGACTTCAAAATGTGACCTTGGATCATTCACGCAATGGACGACTTCAAAACGTGACCTTGGATCATTCACGCTATGGACGACTTCAAAATGTGACCTTGGATCATTCACGCAATGGACGACTTCAAAACGTGACCTTGGATCATTCACGCAATGGACGACTTCAAAACGTGACCTTGGATCATTCACGCAATGGACGACTTCAAAACGTGACCTTGGATCATTCACGCTATGGACGACTTCAAAATGTTACCTTGGAGCTTTAACGCTATAGACGACTTCAAAATGTGACCTTTAGTCATTCACGCTATAAACGACTTCAAAACGTGACATGGGATCATTCACACTATGAACGACTTCAAAATGTGACCTTAGATCATAAACGTTATATACGACTTCAAAATATGACCTAAGATCATTAACGCTATGGGCGACTTCAAAATGTGACCTTAGATCATTCACGCTATGGACGACTTCAAAATGTGACCTTTAGTCATTCACGCTATGGACGACTTCAAAATGTGACCTTTAGTCATTCACGCTATAGACGACTTCAAAATGTGACCTTGGATCATTCACGCTATGAACGATTTCAAAATGTGACCTTAGATCATTCACGCTATGGAAGACCTAAAATGTGACCTTGGATCATTTACGCTATGGGCGACTTCAAAATGTAACCTTGGATCATTTACGCTATGGACGAGTCGACTTCAAAATGTGACCTTGGATCATTTACGCTATAGACGACTTCAAAACGTGACCTTGGATCATTCACGCTATGAACGACTTCAAAATGTGACCTTAAGTCATTAAAGCTATAGACGACTTCAAAACGTGACCTTGGATCATTCTTGCTATTAACGACTTCAAAAGTGTGACCTTCAGTCATTCACGCTATAGACGACTTCAAAATGTGACCTTGGATCATTCACGCTATAGACAACTTCAAAATGTGGCCTTAGATCATTCACAGTATGGACGACTGCAAAATGTGACCTTGAATCTTTCATGCTATAGACAACTTCACAGTGCGACCTTGGATCTTTCACATAGACAACTTATAAGTGTGACCTTAGATCTTGCACGCTTAAGACGACttcaaagtgtgaccttgaatcGTTCACGTTTTAGACGACTACTTGTGTGACCCTGGATCCTGCATGCTTCACAACAATCTATGTGATGGAGAATTGTGTAAAAATATTCACGAAGTGGGACATATCTGCCAACAGCATATGGATGTATGTAGGATACAACGTTTCACCGTCAGTGCAATACTTAACATTGACTATTGGACATTATAGCCTCTGCATGTCAAAGAGTTTTTTTGCTAAGGTTTACAGTCAAGTAAATTATTACACCAAGGGTATGCAGGATTTTTGTTATAGACTTAgaattttcatgaaaacaagTAAGTGACTATCATATTCATATATTGACcttttattgtaatgtttatattgtactaaatgaaaacacttttttgaatgGTATAACCACATGTGTGACTATAAGAAAACCAGAAGGATTTGTACATGACAAGTCATAGGACTTGTGCCATATAAGGGACTGAAGGTGTaactatacatgttgtttatcaTGAATAAATGCATCAAGTATTCATAATTTGCTAAGCCTTATGTTGTATCACTGGAAACATTTGGCACCTCCACATTTAGTGCTGCACAAACTTACTACATCATGTTTCCAAGTACCATACATACACAACTGAAACTGTCCATAACAATCTTCTGCATtaacaaattacaaaaacatCTGACTATGATTGACAAAGCCAGTTGCTCAAAATATGTGTAAAGAATATACGAACAAAATCCACTAAATGTTCTTTTCAATTAACTAAAACCATCTGAATGTGCTGAAGCCTTTTTGCTCAATCTATTGCTGATAAGCTGTGAGGCATCGAAATATCTCTCAACACAATATCGCATACATGTCTCGTTGCGACCATCTAATTTGTCTCTTGGTGTCACATCACAAATATCCCAACATAAGCGGGTGATTTTGTTCATTCCTTCATTTATTTCCGCCAGCATTGCCATACCCTGGACCATCTTAACATGCTTAGGGTCCATTTTTTGTTGGTCATCTCCTCCAAAACTCATTGTGGCGTCCTTTGTTTTGGTCAGTTATTTCTggaaataacaatacaatcatgAATAAAAACTGCAAATAATTCTTGAAAACATATTAGCTAAACATCTTAATTTTCAGCCTTCAAGACACAAATTTAGGTTGTGCACATGACATGAAAATTTGCAACTAAAATGAGCAGTTATACTATGTACCACTCACTGACTGCCATTTTGGACCgaatttgaaaaaacaacaactacaatGTATTTTTG from Mya arenaria isolate MELC-2E11 chromosome 3, ASM2691426v1 harbors:
- the LOC128226644 gene encoding tryptophan 2,3-dioxygenase-like: MAEKKLNYKNYLQLDKLLDCQLIQSKAAGNTVHDEHLFIITHQAYELWFKQILYEIDSVRVLFDTPAKTLDEGKTLNIINRLGRVSLILKLLTDQFQILETMTPLDFLEFRGYLSTASGFQSLQFRLVENKLGLQDDNRIKYNQQHYRGVFCAHADVTALEDSTGNPSLFKLVEAWLERTPGLVKHEFNFWGKYRKAVNRWIDECWLKPALAEEDPIVRETRMLEYRKQVETFESIFDPEKHQVLVERGDRRFSHRASQGALMISLYRDEPRFHQPFHMLSLLTDIDSLMTKWRSNHVTMVQRMIGSKMGTGGSSGYQYLRSTVSDRYKVFLDLFNLSAFLIPRDFIPPLTSSMKRRLSVLSHEQLDEVDAEYQLDISDDETDDSGICPHSNTGNDVTDIENGMKEVKVTFDLKI